From Hymenobacter sediminicola:
TCCACGTTGTAGTCGGCAGCCTGCAACAACCGCGTCAGGATGCTTTCCACGTCTTCACCTACGTAGCCGGCTTCGGTAAGTACAGTAGCATCGGCAATGCAGAAAGGCACCTGCAGAATGTTGGCCAGCATGCGCGTCAGGAACGTTTTGCCGGTGCCGGTTTCGCCTACCATGATGATGTTGGACTTCTCAATCACCACGTCGTCCTTTTGCGGCTTCTGCATCAGGCGCTTATAGTGGTTGTACACCGCCACCGACATCACCTTTTTGGCTTCGTCCTGGCCTACCACGTACTGGTCGAGGTAGTCCTTCATTTCGCGTGGCTTCACGAGGTTGAACTTCGGCGCTTTCGAGTTCGTCCGAATCTTATTTTCCTCGTTTAGAATCTGCTGGGCCTGCCCGACACACCGCTCACAGATGTGCGCGTTGATGCCGGAAATCATAACCGAGACGTCTTTTTTATTCTTTCCGCAGAAAGAACACGTTATATCTGCCATTGCCAGGGAAGCTCTCAGGGTAGGGGAGGGTAGGCTGTTTACACTAAACCTACCTCAAAGGTACGAAAAGGCCAACGCCCCACAGAGTTAAAAAAGTGCCGTCAGGGTTGCCTTCTACTAAAAAGAAAAAGCCCACCGAAGCGGGCTTTTTGCTATACAAGCGTCATTCAGAATGACGTGAAAGGAAGAAATTACGCCTTCTTCTTTTCCAGAACTTCGTCAATTAGGCCGTATTCCTTCGCCTCATCAGCACGCATCCAGTAGTCACGGTCAGAGTTGTCGTGGATTTCCTGGTAAGTTTTGCCGGTGTGGTCAGCCAGAATGTCGTACAGCTCTTTCTTGAGTTTCAGAATCTCACGAGCTGTGATTTCGATATCCGACGACTGGCCTTGCGCACCACCCGAAGGCTGGTGAATCATGACGCGGGCGTGGGGCAGGGCCGAGCGTTTGTCCTTGGCACCACCAGCCAGTAGCACGGCACCCATCGAGGCAGCCAGACCCGTGCAGATAGTGGCCACATCAGGGTTTACATACTGCATGGTGTCATATATACCGAGGCCGGCATACACCGAGCCACCGGGCGAGTTGATGTAGAGCAGAATATCCTTCTTGGCGTCTACCGACTCCAGAAACAGCATCTGCGCCGTCAGGATATTGGCAATATAATCGTCAACGGCCGTACCCAGGAACACAATCCGGTCCATGATCAGGCGCGAAAACACGTCAATTTCAGCAAAGCGCGTGGGGCGTTCCTCAATTACCGACCGGGTCATGCCGGTAGGCATAATCAGACCGTTGCGGGTCTGGCCTTCTACGTGCTGGATGTATTGGTCAACGCCCAGACCGTTCAGGCCCTGGCCTTTAACGGCAAATTTGCGGAACTCTTGTTTATTCAGCATGGGAGAAAAAGTGGGAGATGAAATGTGTCAAACCGAAACCGACGGGCAACAAAAAAGCCCATACGGCAAGTAAGGGCTTTTTTGTTGGTTCGAAAACCGGAAATGTCAGCGCTTAGCCAGCATTCTGATTGCGGAAGTCCTCGGCCGTAATCGGGTTGTCGTTAACAACAACTTTGCCGCGCAGGTTTTCCAGCACTTTCTCTGCCAGAATGGCTTCATACTCCTGTACGTAGTTCTTGCCGTTTTCCTGGCGCAGGAAATTGTCAGCAAAGCCGCGTACCGACTCTTCCAGCTCCGGGGTCATTTCCATGTTGAACTGGCCCAGAATCTTCTGCATCGTGCGGTCCACGATTTCCTCGTTTTCCACTTTCAGGCCCTGCTCTTCCACCACTTTGTTGCGGATCAGGGACCATTTCAGCTCCTTCTCGTAGTCATCATAGTGCTCATCAATCTGCTCGGGAGTCAGTTTGCCTTCGTTGGCGCGCAGCAACCACTTCTTGAAGAACTCCTTCGGAATCTCAATCGTGGTATTTTCCAGCATCTTGTCGATGATCTGACGGCTCACCAGGTTGTCAGCTTCCCGGTCGTAGTTTTCCTGTACCGTGCCCCGGATTTTCTCGTCGTACTCTTCTTTCGAAGTCACGATATCCTTGCCGAATACTTTGTCGAACAGCTCTTGGTTGTGCTCCGGCGTAACAGTGCGGTTCACTTTTTCCACGGTCAGCGTGTAGTCGCCTTCCACAGCAGCCGCTTCCTCCTTG
This genomic window contains:
- a CDS encoding ClpP family protease; this translates as MLNKQEFRKFAVKGQGLNGLGVDQYIQHVEGQTRNGLIMPTGMTRSVIEERPTRFAEIDVFSRLIMDRIVFLGTAVDDYIANILTAQMLFLESVDAKKDILLYINSPGGSVYAGLGIYDTMQYVNPDVATICTGLAASMGAVLLAGGAKDKRSALPHARVMIHQPSGGAQGQSSDIEITAREILKLKKELYDILADHTGKTYQEIHDNSDRDYWMRADEAKEYGLIDEVLEKKKA